The following are from one region of the Stigmatella ashevillena genome:
- a CDS encoding pentapeptide repeat-containing protein, with the protein MPVRSVKWTFDSRATPPSCAKSRAPGADIRKYSPLRPCTTSGVDASGVDASGVDASGVDASGVDASGVDASGVDASGVDASGVDASGVDASGVDSSGSDEQPIKGWISTEESKSRVRVCDLNAGRDMASLLDRS; encoded by the coding sequence ATGCCCGTCAGATCAGTGAAGTGGACGTTCGACTCCAGGGCAACCCCGCCGAGCTGCGCGAAGTCACGGGCGCCGGGCGCTGACATCCGGAAGTACTCGCCCTTGAGGCCGTGCACCACCTCTGGGGTCGATGCGTCCGGAGTCGATGCGTCCGGAGTCGACGCATCCGGAGTCGATGCGTCCGGAGTCGATGCATCCGGAGTCGATGCATCTGGAGTCGATGCATCTGGAGTCGATGCGTCCGGAGTCGATGCATCCGGAGTCGATGCATCTGGAGTCGACTCGTCCGGGTCCGACGAGCAGCCGATCAAGGGATGGATCAGCACGGAGGAGAGTAAAAGCAGGGTCAGGGTGTGCGACCTGAACGCAGGGCGTGACATGGCGTCCCTTCTGGATCGTTCTTGA
- a CDS encoding GFA family protein, with translation MHQGSCLCGAVRFEVTGALHPPDACHCSQCRKHSGHFWASTDVSRAALTIHGADHLTWFRSSEKVQRGFCSTCGSSLFWDPLKKDTISIAMGAFDLPTGTRLAMHIHVADKGDYYEIGDGLPQNQH, from the coding sequence ATGCACCAAGGATCCTGCCTTTGCGGAGCCGTTCGTTTCGAGGTCACCGGGGCTTTGCATCCACCCGATGCCTGCCATTGCTCGCAATGCCGCAAGCACTCGGGCCATTTCTGGGCGTCCACCGATGTCTCCCGCGCTGCCCTGACGATCCACGGCGCCGACCATCTCACCTGGTTCCGCTCTTCCGAAAAGGTGCAACGCGGTTTCTGTTCCACATGCGGCTCTTCACTCTTCTGGGACCCCCTCAAAAAGGACACGATCTCCATTGCCATGGGCGCATTTGATCTGCCCACCGGCACTCGGCTCGCGATGCACATCCACGTGGCCGACAAGGGCGACTACTACGAGATTGGGGACGGCCTGCCGCAAAACCAGCATTAG
- a CDS encoding deoxyhypusine synthase family protein has product MNIRDFCRTHFRHFNAAALVDAADGYLRHVDSGGKMLVTLAGAMSTAELGISLAEMIRTEKVHAICCTGANLEEDLFNLVAHAFYERVPHYRDLTPKDEEALLQRHMNRVTDTCIPEMEAMRRIETAVLEEWLAADQSGRRHFPHEFLYRVLRGGQLAGSYQIDPKDSWLLAACERNLPLWVPGWEDSTLGNMYAGHCISGDVKNVHTVRTGIEYMASLADWYTETAPQSPVGFFQIGGGIAGDFPICVVPMLHQDLRRTGVPLWGYFCQISDSTTSYGSYSGAVPNEKITWGKLGIDTPKYIVESDASIVAPLIFAYVLNQ; this is encoded by the coding sequence ATGAACATCAGGGATTTTTGCCGGACTCACTTCAGGCATTTCAACGCGGCCGCACTGGTAGATGCGGCGGATGGCTACCTCCGTCACGTGGATTCAGGCGGAAAGATGCTCGTCACACTCGCGGGCGCGATGAGCACTGCGGAGCTGGGCATTTCGCTGGCGGAGATGATCCGGACGGAGAAGGTTCACGCCATCTGCTGCACGGGCGCGAACTTGGAGGAGGACCTCTTCAATCTCGTCGCTCACGCATTCTACGAGCGCGTGCCCCACTACCGCGATCTCACTCCGAAGGATGAGGAGGCGCTGCTCCAGCGGCACATGAACCGGGTGACCGACACCTGCATCCCGGAGATGGAAGCCATGCGCCGCATCGAGACCGCGGTCCTGGAGGAATGGCTCGCGGCCGACCAGAGCGGCCGTCGGCATTTTCCCCATGAATTCCTCTACCGCGTGTTGCGTGGAGGCCAACTGGCCGGGAGCTACCAGATTGATCCCAAGGACAGCTGGCTGCTCGCGGCATGCGAGAGGAACCTGCCCCTCTGGGTGCCGGGCTGGGAGGACTCCACGCTCGGTAACATGTACGCGGGCCACTGCATCTCTGGAGATGTGAAGAACGTTCACACCGTCCGCACGGGCATTGAGTACATGGCTTCGCTCGCGGACTGGTACACGGAGACCGCGCCCCAAAGCCCTGTGGGGTTCTTCCAGATCGGCGGCGGCATCGCCGGAGATTTCCCCATCTGCGTGGTGCCCATGCTGCACCAGGATCTCAGGAGAACGGGCGTCCCGCTCTGGGGCTACTTTTGCCAGATCAGCGACTCGACGACGAGCTATGGTTCGTACTCAGGGGCGGTGCCCAACGAAAAGATCACCTGGGGCAAGCTCGGCATCGACACGCCCAAGTACATCGTGGAAAGCGATGCGTCCATCGTAGCGCCGCTCATCTTTGCCTACGTGCTCAATCAGTAG
- a CDS encoding glutathione S-transferase family protein — translation MSGEIVFYHNPQSRAQMAHWMLHEVGAPFRVVRIDFEKQENKTPEFLAINPMGKLPTLVHDGTVVTETAAIIAYLADAFPQAGLAPPPGDKRRGTYFRWLFFGAGCFEPALLDTMLKRAPVERKGTLGYGSYEDTIGALKTMLAQGPYILGDQFSAADVYVGSEISWAASFKAPGLDAPLFKDYVARITARPAYKRAASADGRTA, via the coding sequence ATGAGTGGAGAAATCGTTTTCTATCACAACCCGCAGTCGCGGGCGCAGATGGCCCATTGGATGCTGCATGAGGTGGGGGCGCCCTTCCGCGTCGTGCGCATCGACTTCGAGAAGCAAGAGAACAAGACCCCGGAGTTCCTCGCCATCAACCCGATGGGCAAGCTGCCGACGCTGGTCCATGACGGCACCGTCGTCACCGAGACGGCGGCGATCATTGCCTATCTCGCCGATGCGTTCCCCCAGGCGGGCCTGGCTCCTCCTCCGGGTGACAAGCGCCGGGGCACTTACTTCCGCTGGCTCTTCTTCGGAGCGGGCTGTTTCGAGCCCGCGCTCCTCGACACCATGTTGAAACGAGCGCCCGTCGAGCGAAAGGGGACCCTCGGCTACGGCAGCTACGAGGATACGATCGGCGCGCTCAAGACCATGCTCGCCCAAGGCCCCTACATCCTCGGGGACCAGTTCAGCGCGGCGGATGTCTACGTTGGCTCCGAGATCAGCTGGGCCGCATCGTTCAAGGCTCCTGGACTGGATGCGCCCCTCTTCAAGGACTACGTGGCGCGCATCACGGCGCGTCCCGCTTATAAGCGGGCGGCGAGCGCCGACGGCCGCACGGCCTGA
- a CDS encoding class I SAM-dependent methyltransferase yields MADHDAPKSPAAFKDHFSTHASGYAAHRPTYPRALVDALANVAPDTRVALDCGCGTGQLSVLLAERFAHVVATDASAGQIDHARPHPQVKYRVAKAEHSGLPASSVDLVTVAQAAHWLDLEPFYEEVRRVARPGAILALITYGVLHVEGDVDEQVQRFYWDTVGPHWPPERRHVEDGYRSLPFPFAEVPVPPVTMEVLWRREDLLGYVDTWSAMRALEKAAGREPFDAFASALAQSWGPSEQRRRVRWPLALRVGRVST; encoded by the coding sequence ATGGCAGACCACGATGCGCCAAAGTCCCCGGCGGCGTTCAAGGATCATTTCTCCACCCATGCGTCCGGCTACGCCGCGCACAGGCCCACGTATCCGCGTGCGCTGGTGGATGCGCTCGCCAACGTCGCCCCGGACACACGGGTCGCGCTCGACTGCGGGTGCGGGACCGGCCAGCTCTCCGTGTTGTTGGCGGAACGCTTCGCGCACGTCGTCGCCACCGACGCCAGCGCTGGCCAGATAGACCATGCCCGCCCGCATCCCCAGGTGAAGTACCGCGTGGCGAAGGCGGAGCACAGCGGGCTGCCCGCATCCAGTGTGGACCTCGTCACCGTGGCCCAGGCCGCGCACTGGCTGGACCTGGAGCCGTTCTATGAAGAGGTGCGCCGCGTGGCCCGGCCCGGTGCCATCCTGGCGCTCATCACCTATGGCGTGCTGCACGTCGAGGGCGACGTGGACGAGCAGGTCCAGCGTTTTTACTGGGACACCGTCGGCCCGCACTGGCCACCCGAGCGCCGCCACGTTGAGGACGGCTACCGCTCCCTGCCTTTTCCCTTCGCGGAAGTCCCCGTGCCCCCGGTGACCATGGAGGTGCTCTGGAGGAGGGAGGATCTGCTGGGCTATGTGGATACGTGGTCAGCGATGCGGGCCTTGGAGAAGGCTGCCGGGCGCGAACCTTTCGATGCTTTCGCCTCCGCACTCGCCCAGTCCTGGGGCCCTTCCGAGCAACGCCGCAGGGTTCGCTGGCCCCTGGCATTGCGCGTGGGCCGTGTGTCGACCTGA